One Chiloscyllium plagiosum isolate BGI_BamShark_2017 chromosome 14, ASM401019v2, whole genome shotgun sequence genomic region harbors:
- the LOC122556470 gene encoding zinc-binding protein A33-like isoform X2 produces the protein MSPILGSPTSRNDLSTFDKAPKNVHFNKKQLTDLQKCHRAKKDMIVKMKKRDEEKIVGIQRESAELQLRVRSDFEKIHQILWKEESSLMTELQRDSASALEKLQRHIEQLDTGLGELEQLISRTQACLEQLKTTVLFETRGLADSVHIENEPDVSGHLRNARYTGPLQYIVWKKMYKSLESAPTRLTFDPKTAHPNLVLSEDLLSVREVDEQQPVANNPERFDKCVNILSSQSFSSGRHYWEVGVAGKTKWDLGIAKESVDRKVVVKIAPSNGYWTLRLRDSETYWAGTLPWKRLPIQKKLKRIGVFLDFDDGRLSFYDAEDMSHLLTFRQTFSERVFAFFSTCFSDGGLNSAPLQLCNGSL, from the exons AAACAACTGACTGATCTCCAGAAATGTCACCGGGCCAAGAAGGACATGATTGTGAAGATGAAGAAAAGGGACGAGGAAAAGATTGTGGGAATCCAG AGGGAATCAGCTGAGCTCCAGCTAAGAGTGAGGAGTGACTTTGAGAAGATACACCAGATCCTGTGGAAGGAGGAGAGCAGCCTGATGACTGAACTGCAGCGGGACTCGGCGTCTGCTCTGGAGAAGCTGCAGAGACACATCGAGCAGCTGGACACAGGACTAGGGGAATTGGAGCAGCTCATCAGCAGGACCCAGGCTTGTCTGGAGCAGCTAAAGACCACGGTGCTGTTTGAG ACCCGGGGTCTAGCAGACAG CGTGCACATCGAGAAtgagcctgatgttagtggtCACCTTCGTAATGCCCGTTACACTGGGCCCCTTCAGTACATCGTGTGGAAGAAGATGTACAAATCCCTGGAATCAG CTCCAACCCGATTGACCTTTGACCCAAAAACGGCTCACCCTAAcctggtgctgtctgaggatctgcTCAGTGTCCGCGAGGTCGATGAGCAGCAGCCTGTGGCCAACAATCCCGAACGATTCGATAAGTGCGTCAATATCCTGAGCTCTCAGAGCTTCTCCAGTGGGAGGCACTACTGGGAGGTGGGAGTGGCTGGAAAGACCAAGTGGGACCTGGGTATTGCCAAGGAGTCAGTGGACCGCAAGGTTGTGGTCAAGATCGCACCTTCCAATGGCTACTGGACCCTCCGCCTGAGGGACAGCGAGACATACTGGGCTGGCACGTTGCCGTGGAAACGGCTGCCCATCCAGAAGAAGCTGAAGCGGATCGGCGTGTTCCTGGATTTTGATGATGGCCGCCTCTCGTTCTACGATGCTGAGGACATGTCTCACCTCCTGACCTTCCGCCAGACCTTCTCGGAGAGGGTCTTTGCCTTCTTTAGTACCTGCTTCAGTGACGGTGGGCTCAACTCTGCGCCCCTCCAACTCTGCAATGGCAGCCTGTGA